A window of Chitinophaga sp. MM2321 contains these coding sequences:
- a CDS encoding SDR family oxidoreductase: MKQKTFNDGLFKNATAVVTGGTSGLGASTAIYLAELGAKVYAVGLKANHLQIPEGLNIKAVELDVTDESGVTQFIQSLESLDILFNGAGVNLPNQHDIHSFKKSIDINLNSVFHISTLARPLLAKSKIASIVNVSSMLAIFGNAGGPAYSASKGGVDQVTKSLAIAYAEEGIRVNAVAPGWINTPLLEPLKDTLGKSILDRTPFNRFGDPEEIAQVVAFLSSPAASFITGTILPIDGGYSIM; encoded by the coding sequence ATGAAACAAAAAACATTTAACGACGGATTATTTAAGAATGCCACAGCAGTTGTAACCGGTGGAACCTCTGGCCTTGGCGCTTCAACAGCCATTTATCTCGCAGAATTGGGAGCAAAGGTGTATGCAGTTGGATTGAAGGCAAACCATTTGCAAATCCCCGAAGGATTGAACATTAAAGCAGTTGAATTAGATGTAACAGATGAAAGCGGGGTTACGCAATTCATACAAAGCCTGGAATCTTTGGATATATTATTCAATGGTGCAGGGGTTAACCTTCCCAATCAGCACGATATCCATTCATTTAAAAAGTCTATTGATATCAACCTCAACTCCGTTTTCCATATCAGTACTTTAGCCCGGCCACTGCTGGCAAAATCTAAAATAGCCAGTATAGTCAACGTGTCTTCCATGCTTGCCATTTTTGGTAATGCCGGTGGACCTGCTTACAGTGCCAGTAAAGGAGGAGTAGATCAGGTGACAAAGTCATTGGCAATAGCCTATGCTGAAGAAGGAATTCGTGTAAATGCCGTAGCACCCGGTTGGATTAACACGCCTTTATTGGAACCATTAAAGGATACGCTGGGTAAATCTATTTTAGACAGAACACCGTTTAACCGTTTCGGTGATCCTGAGGAAATTGCCCAGGTGGTGGCATTTCTATCATCTCCTGCAGCATCCTTTATCACAGGTACTATTTTACCCATAGATGGCGGATATTCAATTATGTAA
- a CDS encoding AraC family transcriptional regulator translates to MIARLNLKNRHFYISTFQQLDSTFLGNPDRNLYFEIYWVKNERPSHFIDNKKMKIKGDWMYLIPPFRNYQFKKDKKNGILIAFNKDLLIYEAKEFSLNVFNLFSSNGEFSTLFIDEENIKTLTAIVKVIEDEYEQNTDNLLLLRTLIKAFLLKLMTGSRQQLISPDLNEKRIYHFLLLLENHYTSEKKVDFYSEKLHLSTKRLNQILKQKMGKTVNQILQERLLIEAKHLLFIGNENIKEMSFSLGFEDPSYFSRFFKKMTKLSPEEFRMEMKKKIAFKT, encoded by the coding sequence ATGATAGCCAGATTGAATTTGAAAAATCGCCATTTTTATATCAGTACTTTTCAGCAACTGGATAGTACTTTCCTTGGTAACCCCGACCGAAACTTATATTTCGAGATTTATTGGGTAAAGAATGAAAGACCTTCGCATTTCATCGATAATAAAAAAATGAAAATTAAGGGTGATTGGATGTACCTAATCCCACCTTTCAGAAATTATCAATTTAAAAAGGATAAAAAAAATGGAATTCTTATTGCCTTTAATAAAGATCTGTTAATATATGAGGCAAAAGAATTTTCATTGAATGTATTTAATCTGTTCAGCAGCAATGGGGAATTTAGTACGCTCTTTATTGATGAAGAAAATATCAAAACGCTAACTGCTATTGTAAAAGTTATTGAAGACGAGTATGAACAAAATACTGATAATCTTTTGTTGCTTAGAACATTGATAAAGGCTTTTCTTTTAAAGCTGATGACCGGATCAAGACAGCAACTTATCAGTCCGGATCTTAATGAAAAGCGGATCTATCATTTCTTATTGCTGCTGGAGAATCATTATACTTCTGAAAAAAAAGTTGATTTTTATTCCGAAAAACTACACCTCTCTACTAAGCGGCTAAACCAGATTTTAAAGCAAAAAATGGGTAAAACAGTTAATCAGATTTTGCAAGAACGACTACTTATCGAGGCAAAGCATTTATTATTTATTGGTAATGAGAATATTAAAGAAATGTCTTTTAGTCTTGGTTTTGAGGACCCATCTTATTTTAGCCGCTTTTTTAAGAAAATGACCAAACTTAGCCCCGAAGAATTTAGAATGGAAATGAAGAAAAAAATTGCCTTTAAGACTTGA
- a CDS encoding LLM class flavin-dependent oxidoreductase — MLGIAQALLVTMFLKTAMTSEKLIDIPLSILDLVPIIEGGTIETVLKNSLILAQQAEKFGYNRYWLAEHHNMETVASSATAVLIGYIAGGTKTMRVGSGGIMLPNHAPLVVAEQFGTLASLYPNRIDLGLGRAPGTDQLTAKALRRSNLNTVLTFPDDVIALQTYFSADNKKASVRAIPGEGLDIPIWILGSSTDSARLAANFGLPYAFASHFAPTHLEEAVHIYRRDFRPSVYLEKPYLMACTNAVVADTNAEAERLVTSYYQLVVDMISGNRRKLQPPVDTMEGRWSDYEEASVKQMTRYSFIGDVEKIKAEITRFQQQFQLDEIMFTSNIYDLKARVRSYELLMLVNGGVKKEVIQ, encoded by the coding sequence CTTGGGATTGCTCAAGCATTATTAGTGACCATGTTTCTAAAGACAGCTATGACAAGTGAAAAATTAATAGACATCCCATTATCTATACTTGATTTGGTACCGATTATTGAGGGAGGCACGATTGAAACCGTTTTGAAAAACAGTCTGATATTAGCACAACAGGCAGAGAAGTTTGGCTATAACAGATATTGGTTGGCGGAACATCATAATATGGAAACAGTAGCCAGTTCCGCAACGGCAGTGCTGATAGGTTATATAGCAGGAGGCACAAAGACAATGCGTGTGGGGAGTGGAGGTATTATGTTACCAAATCATGCTCCACTGGTAGTAGCGGAACAATTCGGAACGTTAGCATCATTGTACCCAAACCGGATAGACCTGGGACTTGGCCGTGCACCGGGTACAGACCAGTTAACCGCCAAAGCTTTGCGTCGCAGCAATTTGAATACTGTCCTCACTTTTCCTGATGACGTTATTGCTTTACAAACTTATTTTTCGGCAGATAACAAAAAAGCTTCAGTTCGGGCTATACCCGGAGAAGGATTGGATATACCGATATGGATACTTGGTTCAAGTACCGATAGCGCAAGGTTAGCTGCAAATTTTGGATTGCCTTATGCTTTCGCCAGCCATTTTGCCCCCACGCATTTAGAAGAGGCGGTTCATATTTATCGAAGGGATTTTCGTCCATCGGTGTATCTGGAGAAACCCTATTTGATGGCTTGTACAAATGCGGTTGTGGCAGATACCAATGCAGAAGCAGAAAGGTTAGTCACCTCTTATTACCAGTTGGTAGTAGACATGATATCCGGTAATCGTAGAAAGCTTCAGCCACCTGTAGATACTATGGAAGGGCGCTGGAGTGATTATGAAGAAGCGTCGGTGAAACAAATGACGCGGTATTCATTTATTGGAGATGTTGAAAAAATAAAGGCTGAAATTACCCGGTTTCAGCAGCAATTCCAACTGGACGAAATCATGTTTACCAGCAATATTTACGATTTGAAGGCAAGGGTGCGCAGTTATGAATTGCTGATGTTGGTAAATGGAGGAGTAAAAAAAGAGGTCATTCAATGA